From the genome of Parazoarcus communis, one region includes:
- a CDS encoding thiolase family protein: MAPRVREGRVMFDRIFEKDVAISGVGQSAVGRPLARSGMQLTLDACLEAIADAGLTRDDIDGVACWPGDNNNGDAFSPVGPNALIGTLGLKVNWYGGGYEGPGPLAGVINGAMAIAAGLCRHVLVFRTITEASRRQVDKNAGALTNKTVGRDSSFFWQWYTPFNVLSAINLMALYTQRHFHEYGTTPEQLAQIALTCRANAALNPKAIYRTPLSMDDYLSSRMISTPLRLLDCDVHCDASTAIILSRADAAKDGPNRPIRIEAMGAALHQPWSWDQIDLTATAARDVGEMMWARTDLKPSDVGSAQLYDGFSILTMLWLEGLKLCPRGESGRYVEGGQRIARNGELPINTNGGQLSGGRTHGLGYVHEACSQLWGRAGDRQVKPHNVSVVAAGGGPLGGSLLLVRE, encoded by the coding sequence ATGGCTCCCCGTGTTCGAGAAGGACGAGTAATGTTTGATCGTATTTTCGAAAAAGACGTCGCAATCAGCGGCGTCGGTCAATCGGCCGTTGGGCGCCCACTTGCGCGCTCCGGGATGCAACTGACCCTGGACGCCTGCCTTGAGGCCATCGCCGATGCGGGCCTGACCCGTGACGATATTGACGGCGTCGCCTGCTGGCCGGGTGACAACAATAATGGTGATGCCTTTTCACCGGTCGGCCCCAATGCGCTGATCGGCACGCTCGGGCTCAAGGTCAATTGGTATGGCGGTGGATACGAAGGCCCCGGCCCCCTGGCAGGTGTGATCAATGGCGCCATGGCCATTGCTGCCGGGCTTTGTCGGCACGTACTGGTATTTCGCACGATCACCGAAGCCAGCCGGCGACAGGTCGACAAGAACGCCGGCGCACTCACGAACAAGACGGTGGGGCGCGACAGCAGTTTCTTCTGGCAGTGGTATACGCCGTTTAACGTGCTCTCGGCAATCAATCTGATGGCGCTCTACACCCAACGCCATTTTCATGAGTACGGCACGACTCCGGAGCAACTTGCACAGATCGCTCTGACCTGTCGCGCCAACGCTGCGCTCAATCCAAAAGCGATCTACAGAACGCCACTCAGCATGGACGACTATCTGTCCTCACGGATGATCTCCACGCCACTGCGCTTGCTCGACTGCGACGTACATTGCGATGCATCGACCGCGATCATCCTGTCGCGTGCCGACGCAGCAAAGGATGGCCCCAACCGTCCGATCCGCATCGAAGCCATGGGTGCAGCACTCCACCAGCCATGGTCATGGGATCAGATCGACCTCACCGCTACTGCAGCCCGCGATGTCGGCGAGATGATGTGGGCGCGCACCGACCTGAAGCCGTCCGATGTAGGGTCTGCACAACTCTATGACGGCTTTTCGATTCTCACGATGCTCTGGCTGGAAGGCTTGAAACTGTGCCCCCGCGGCGAAAGCGGTCGCTACGTTGAAGGCGGGCAGCGCATCGCCCGAAATGGAGAGCTACCGATCAACACCAACGGAGGACAACTCTCCGGCGGTCGCACCCACGGCCTTGGCTATGTTCACGAGGCATGCAGCCAACTATGGGGACGTGCCGGAGATCGCCAGGTCAAACCGCATAACGTTTCAGTTGTTGCTGCCGGCGGAGGCCCCCTGGGTGGAAGCCTCCTGTTGGTTAGGGAATGA
- a CDS encoding Zn-ribbon domain-containing OB-fold protein produces MTRKLPAITADSAPFWQGGESGQLQIHKCAACNRYFHPPAPICPSCCSREVAPQPVSGKGKVLSFTINHQAWRPDLDVPYVVAIVELPEQTGLRFVTNIVGLPPEAVRIDMPVRVRFEQQEDVWLPVFEKDE; encoded by the coding sequence ATGACTCGAAAACTTCCTGCGATTACTGCGGATAGCGCGCCGTTCTGGCAAGGCGGCGAAAGCGGGCAATTGCAGATACACAAGTGCGCAGCCTGCAATCGTTACTTCCACCCGCCCGCGCCGATCTGCCCGAGCTGCTGCAGCCGGGAGGTCGCACCTCAACCGGTTTCGGGCAAAGGCAAGGTCCTCAGTTTTACGATCAACCATCAGGCCTGGCGCCCCGACCTCGATGTCCCCTACGTGGTGGCAATTGTTGAGTTGCCTGAGCAGACGGGACTACGTTTCGTAACCAATATCGTTGGGTTGCCTCCGGAGGCCGTGCGCATCGACATGCCGGTACGCGTGCGCTTCGAACAACAAGAAGACGTATGGCTCCCCGTGTTCGAGAAGGACGAGTAA
- a CDS encoding SDR family NAD(P)-dependent oxidoreductase — MTCRLEGRSIVVTGGFGALGRALARRLIEDGARVALIDRAVEPAGALPPGVSIAIGAVDLGDESACTAAYEQVREALGAIHGVVNVAGGFTWEPVETGSLKTWDRMYEMNVRTAVVSCRAALSHLIETGNGRIVNVGALAALKADVGMAAYAASKSGVLRLTESLAEELKDRGVTVNAVMPSIIDTPTNRADMPEADFSRWVPSEKISAVISFLLSDDASAVTGASVPVAGRV, encoded by the coding sequence ATGACTTGCAGACTCGAAGGCCGTTCTATTGTGGTAACAGGTGGGTTCGGCGCGCTTGGCCGCGCACTTGCCCGTCGCTTGATCGAGGATGGTGCGCGCGTTGCTCTGATCGATCGCGCAGTTGAGCCCGCAGGTGCGCTTCCGCCTGGGGTCTCTATCGCTATTGGTGCCGTCGATCTTGGTGATGAGTCTGCTTGTACTGCTGCATATGAGCAGGTCCGCGAAGCATTGGGTGCGATCCATGGGGTCGTGAATGTTGCGGGCGGCTTTACATGGGAGCCGGTCGAAACTGGCTCACTCAAGACATGGGATCGCATGTACGAAATGAATGTGCGCACCGCAGTGGTGAGCTGTCGGGCAGCCCTGTCTCACCTGATCGAAACGGGAAACGGACGCATCGTCAATGTCGGCGCACTTGCCGCACTCAAGGCGGATGTGGGTATGGCGGCGTACGCTGCATCGAAGTCTGGCGTACTCCGCCTTACCGAGTCGCTTGCTGAAGAACTCAAGGATCGCGGTGTCACGGTCAATGCGGTGATGCCGAGCATCATCGATACGCCAACTAATCGAGCCGATATGCCGGAGGCGGATTTCAGCCGTTGGGTGCCATCGGAGAAGATCTCCGCGGTGATTTCATTTCTGCTTTCGGATGATGCGTCCGCCGTGACCGGCGCAAGTGTGCCGGTGGCCGGAAGGGTGTAG
- a CDS encoding fumarylacetoacetate hydrolase family protein yields the protein MRLVTFRDAVGHQRAGALIESDTLIVDLAQASGILNGSALPVFGSTLALVEGGSEALAAARALVTRAPTEAVIPRNTVKLCAPIQPPPQMRDCSCFELHLKQAFAAARRSRVAHLPDPEEALRQMNTRADERVIDTFNRQPIYYKCNRFAVIGPDDEVIWPSYSKAMDFELEFACYIGRKAKDVPREMARDYIVGYTIFNDMSARDAQALEMPGMLGPAKSKDFDTGNVMGPCLVTADELPDPYDLTMIARVNGEEWGRGTTRDMRWTFEDVIAHISRSETLYPGEVLGSGTVGNGCGLEHLRYLKPNDVVELEVEGIGVLRTRVTRP from the coding sequence ATGAGGTTGGTTACTTTTCGCGACGCAGTTGGCCATCAGCGTGCAGGCGCATTGATCGAGTCGGATACGCTGATCGTAGACCTTGCGCAGGCGAGCGGCATTCTGAATGGCTCGGCCTTGCCTGTGTTCGGAAGCACACTGGCGCTGGTTGAGGGCGGCAGCGAAGCACTGGCTGCGGCACGCGCGCTCGTTACGCGTGCCCCGACTGAGGCGGTCATTCCACGCAACACGGTGAAACTTTGTGCACCGATTCAGCCGCCACCGCAGATGCGCGACTGTTCATGTTTCGAACTGCATCTGAAGCAAGCCTTTGCTGCCGCTCGGCGGTCCAGGGTGGCACATCTGCCGGATCCGGAAGAGGCCTTGAGGCAGATGAACACGCGTGCGGACGAGCGCGTCATCGACACCTTTAACCGCCAGCCGATCTATTACAAATGCAATCGCTTCGCCGTGATCGGGCCGGATGATGAAGTGATCTGGCCGTCGTACAGCAAGGCGATGGACTTCGAGCTTGAGTTCGCTTGCTACATCGGGCGCAAAGCGAAGGATGTGCCGCGCGAGATGGCGCGTGACTACATTGTTGGCTACACGATCTTCAATGACATGAGTGCCCGCGATGCTCAGGCATTGGAGATGCCCGGAATGCTCGGGCCCGCCAAGAGCAAGGACTTTGATACCGGAAACGTGATGGGGCCCTGCCTCGTAACGGCCGACGAACTGCCTGATCCCTATGACCTGACCATGATTGCGCGAGTAAACGGCGAAGAGTGGGGCAGGGGGACGACGCGCGACATGCGTTGGACGTTCGAGGATGTGATCGCGCATATCTCCCGCTCGGAAACCCTGTACCCGGGCGAGGTTCTCGGATCTGGCACCGTCGGAAACGGGTGTGGACTTGAGCATCTGCGCTATCTGAAACCCAATGATGTGGTCGAGCTTGAGGTTGAGGGTATCGGTGTCCTGCGCACTCGCGTAACGCGACCCTGA
- a CDS encoding aromatic ring-hydroxylating dioxygenase subunit alpha, with the protein MSSNAGYTLADGTRLEDLVSVPTREVQMRALSDPEIYQLEMDRVFGRTWLLLGHESEIPASGDFIVRDMGSDSVIVARAKDGAIHVSLNVCPHRGMRISTVDAGNTQIHKCIYHGWAFRPNGEFIGAPVEKECMHGRMMPKEELGLPQARVALYGGIIFATWDIEGPSFDEFLGDAKWYFDTLFERSDNGLEVLGPPQRFIVRANWKAAGEQSAADGYHTLTLHRWLGEVGNYSKSGDGGSADLSPEMYGVEVSSPHGHALRCIDLGRKIKKLTGLDPAELSVEQKLEALPPPGVTREMLPQLMKRLSKEQLEVVVSMPPQVGGIFPNVLFAFVYIPQADGTVLGLTLLHAYVPKGPDQLEFVNWVLAEKDAPAELKEKMLMQSIQLFGTSGMVEQDDSDTWPHMTLAAKGARGRRSTLKYQAVYETGAPKGWPGPGIVNEGFTKDDTQWHWWLYWNELMNART; encoded by the coding sequence ATGTCAAGTAACGCAGGCTATACGCTGGCGGATGGCACCCGTTTGGAGGATCTCGTTAGCGTACCCACGCGCGAAGTTCAGATGCGTGCATTGTCCGATCCTGAGATCTATCAACTGGAGATGGATCGCGTCTTTGGCAGGACTTGGCTGTTGCTTGGCCATGAGTCGGAGATTCCGGCATCCGGAGACTTCATCGTTCGTGACATGGGGTCCGATTCCGTGATCGTTGCGCGGGCAAAGGATGGCGCAATTCATGTCTCGCTCAACGTCTGTCCGCACCGGGGCATGCGTATCTCCACCGTCGACGCGGGTAATACCCAGATTCACAAGTGCATTTACCATGGCTGGGCGTTCCGGCCAAACGGCGAGTTCATCGGTGCGCCGGTCGAGAAGGAGTGCATGCACGGCCGCATGATGCCCAAGGAGGAGCTCGGTCTGCCCCAGGCACGCGTCGCGTTGTATGGCGGAATCATCTTTGCGACGTGGGATATCGAAGGTCCGTCCTTCGATGAGTTCCTTGGCGATGCCAAATGGTATTTCGACACGCTGTTTGAGCGCAGCGACAACGGTCTTGAGGTGCTCGGCCCACCGCAGCGCTTTATCGTAAGAGCCAACTGGAAAGCTGCTGGTGAGCAGTCTGCTGCAGACGGATACCACACGCTCACCCTGCACCGCTGGTTGGGTGAGGTTGGCAACTATTCCAAGAGCGGCGATGGCGGCAGTGCCGATCTTTCTCCCGAGATGTATGGGGTAGAGGTCAGCTCGCCACACGGACATGCACTGCGATGCATCGATCTCGGCCGCAAGATCAAGAAACTCACCGGACTCGATCCGGCGGAGCTGAGCGTGGAGCAAAAGCTCGAGGCACTTCCGCCGCCTGGTGTAACGCGCGAAATGCTGCCGCAGCTGATGAAGCGACTGAGTAAGGAGCAACTTGAGGTCGTGGTGTCGATGCCACCTCAGGTTGGCGGGATTTTCCCCAATGTGCTGTTTGCTTTCGTGTACATCCCCCAGGCAGACGGAACGGTACTCGGTCTCACCCTGTTGCATGCCTATGTACCGAAGGGGCCCGATCAGCTTGAGTTCGTGAACTGGGTGCTGGCAGAGAAGGATGCGCCTGCCGAACTGAAGGAGAAGATGCTGATGCAGAGCATTCAGCTCTTCGGTACGTCTGGCATGGTCGAGCAGGATGACTCCGACACTTGGCCGCACATGACTCTGGCGGCAAAGGGTGCGCGCGGACGGCGCTCTACGCTCAAGTATCAGGCTGTGTATGAGACGGGTGCGCCGAAAGGCTGGCCGGGTCCCGGCATCGTCAATGAGGGCTTCACGAAGGACGACACCCAGTGGCACTGGTGGTTGTACTGGAATGAGCTGATGAACGCCCGCACCTGA